The segment TGGTGGATGCTTGGATCGCTGATACTATTCGGACGAAGTGAGCGGAGGGTTTCTTTCTCCATCTGACGAACATGACTTAGTTTTGTGTTCATGTTATATTTCCTACATACATCCTTCATTGCGATATCATTCATCTTCTTGATGACTCTTTTCGCATCTTCTCTGATAGAACCATCGGGATGTCTTTCATAGTCTATAAACCGAGCTTTTGATCTCCAACTCAAAACAAAACTGTCTCCTTCACTGTCAAGTTTTTCTAAAAGTTCGTTCAGCTCTTTCCGGATGAGTTCTGTTTTTAAGCGGTTTATGAGCGGTGACATAGCAGAAGCATCACTGTAGTGTATTCTTTGCAGACCACGAATTTCATCTTTGTCCTCTTCAAAGTCATTTATGCTAGTGTTTGTGGAGTAAGTGGCATTTATGTTAGCACAAATGCCTTTTGCGATGGCATCAACTCTTTCTCGTCTCTGCGTTTTCATGCTTTGGTCAATGAAGTAGAATATCTCTTCGTGAACTCTGTCCTCGAACTTCTTTTGTAATTTGTTCTCTTCTAGATACCttcatataattcatttaaaaatttacttttaagatttataaaaattacaaatataaacATCCATTTTATAACGTGAAATATAGTTATTTCtaacttgaaatgtgatatgcTGTTTTAAATGTCTAAATTGGTACTTTTTCTGGTTTTCATAGACTTCTGGTACAATTGCTGTGACGTCACCAGCCGCATACTGTATCATTTCCTCTGTCATTGGCCGTTTTGCCCAAAGATCGCCAGTCATTTTCATCCATTCGCTCTtaaatagggaaaatatttaattttaaatatcaaGTTGTTTATCGGCGTACCTATTCATGTGTAGCCATTGCGTACAAAGATGCCATGccagaaatatatatactgcaATGGTCTGAATTATTGATAAAAGAAATACCTTATTGATGCAGATTGCATACATTTATAAGTTTTATACCTGTAAATCTTCTTTGTGTTCCGACACGCCTTTCTTCCCTGAATATTTCTCACAAATGACATCCAATTTAAGAAGAGGCGCCAACTTACGTCCTTGGTGTTCTTGGATCACAAGATTTGCGACCTGTTTAGAAATAGATATCCTGCATTCAATAATATCGACGGATCTTTATCATGTAGCAACTGCGACCTAAGTGATCTAATTTCACCTAAATATTGAAAGAAAGATTTTAGACACCTGCAAGTTTCTTATTGAAAGTTTTCTCCCATATATCAACGGTGCCGATCCAGATACAGTATGAAATACGAATACTTCAAACATTTCCAATTTCCCCAAATTACCAGGCGTTCCTGACGTAGAGGGCAcgtatcagagagagagagagagagagagagagagagagagagagagagagagagagagagactgaaCAAAGGAGATACGTAAAGTGTGTACCTGTGTGTCAAAGACATTTTGAAGAGTCACATTGAATTGATAGTACAACGCCGCACTGTCATTTGCACACGACTGGATCACCTgaataaattaaacaatatcAGCTTCAGTAAAGCATTCCATTACTTATAGTAAAAATCACGAATACAGATATGTAAAGGAAAAAATAGGAAATCAGTTTTGCACTTTGTGTGAAGAAAAGACATGATAAGAAGAACATGCTTCGTGAATTTGGATGATTAAGGTCGGCAGATACACAAAATTCTACAGAAAGAAATATCATGGGATGTTTTCTCTAAAAACATCAAACGCACCAGTAACGTGAAGATATTAAGATTATGTGAAAGttttgattgttttgttttacgtcccatcgataatttttcactcatattaagacgtcaccagctgtaagtgaagtgtcacaaatttagacctgtgttgagcgctcagggccgtagcagtgagggttcgttatcgtgccaacgcctgtctgGACACGTGACCtacgtttttaaagtcatatctgaaagacccgttaTTCTCACCtctaaataccgagcgtttggcgaagtcctgtgcaatcactacctatgttaacgtcttaggtttaacgcgaccatggcacgagcggggctcgaactcacggcctcctggttacgaagcgaagTTTTGGGTGTTTTCAAAGTTTTCACGTTACGGATTtgaatttcaatagaaatatgaAGATTCAGGTTAGGATGTAGTGCAAGAATAAGAATGAAGTTCAGGGAAAATGGACATacgtttcatcaataataaaacatgcatgtacacacaACTTCACATTTATCTATGAGTTATTTATATGGCGTATCTAATctacttaaggtattcaatgtataacgaaaggatAACGAACAATATTGAaagatttaaatcaaaataaatgtttattgttaaataatgctGAAAGTGAAGTAGATTCAATTCACATGACAATTTAATGATTAGAAGCTGCCTAATTTGCAACtgagactttttggaagagttattCGCCCTTGGTAAAAATAAGAACAATATAATTTTCTAATAGATATGTgcggtaaatgattaattttatttcatcttttcataaagagaaagtgtatataactttttaccaagagatgtgtatgaaaatataattttaagaaatattttaataaaacatgttctTCCCATAAActtcaatataaaattttaggtgaaataaatcaagcagcaATCCATATTTTGAGAATttctatggtggattatttttatttgatgaacccttcaaaatgatatcatGATTAGAACAATCCCTCCAGCCATTTACCAGACATGAAATATAATCATTATACATTGGATATATATTTTAAGGTACGTAACATTCCTCATTGCATTCATAATTAaaatgtattgattgattgtttaactATGTTAacgctcgagaatctttcataCTGCACttgattgacacctgtgacctagaccAGATTctagatgttctatttttagaacgatGTTGTCATAGTGGAATAGAAAGATGATACCATTATACTCGACGTTCTAGAAAGGACGGCTCTTGAAGCTTCATTATTGTAGAAATGGACATGTTAATAAGCACTTGTTCAGCATTCTACAAGCACTATACGGAGTTACATTTGAGAATTGGATTGGGCTTAGCGACCGATTTTTTATATTCTCGATTGTGAATTCAGTTCGGTCTTAAACCAGCATCGGATAGTGTTTTTGTGAACTAGATCTACTGTAAGTtagtaatatttttcattgatgtaattttctgtaaataatcGTAAATAAAGTGTTAAATCTTTAAATTGTTTGTGATGGATTTCTGCTGACATTCTGTTATTTTGATACAtaacacaaataagtaatacaATTACCTTCACAATAGCAATCGACTCCAGAAGTTGTCCCAATTTCCCCCCTTTCAACAGATCTTTATTACGTTGAATATCGAACAAATAGACGTCCCCGGAATAAGTACCCACTTGTACCAGAGTCAGAGGACCGTCTCTGCCTAGTGACACCCCTTCGCAGTCCACAGCCAGAACCTCTTCACGTGACAAGATGTCAACTACCTGACGGCAACGACTGATGTcctcaatcacttccggtttcttTGCCATGTTTTTCTGGTTTTAGGACATGTATTGTTTTAGAAACAGATGAGTAAataacaacatacatgtacatgtaagaataTTTTGTTCCATAAACCATATACACTAGTAAATGCAGGCAAGTGAATAAAG is part of the Ostrea edulis chromosome 2, xbOstEdul1.1, whole genome shotgun sequence genome and harbors:
- the LOC125682402 gene encoding uncharacterized protein LOC125682402 isoform X3, coding for MAKKPEVIEDISRCRQVVDILSREEVLAVDCEGVSLGRDGPLTLVQVGTYSGDVYLFDIQRNKDLLKGGKLGQLLESIAIVKVIQSCANDSAALYYQFNVTLQNVFDTQVANLVIQEHQGRKLAPLLKLDVICEKYSGKKGVSEHKEDLQSEWMKMTGDLWAKRPMTEEMIQYAAGDVTAIVPEVYENQKKYLEENKLQKKFEDRVHEEIFYFIDQSMKTQRRERVDAIAKGICANINATYSTNTSINDFEEDKDEIRGLQRIHYSDASAMSPLINRLKTELIRKELNELLEKLDSEGDSFVLSWRSKARFIDYERHPDGSIREDAKRVIKKMNDIAMKDVCRKYNMNTKLSHVRQMEKETLRSLRPNSISDPSIHQVPLRLYWLLMEDDLDKKITEFQTKRREFKMAEGYYKKMKYYIAKQTSVPHTIKRKAQMLKDELDLTFGRDVIPT
- the LOC125682402 gene encoding uncharacterized protein LOC125682402 isoform X1, with product MGEIQWVEDWSSALYSHLLYQLSGLRGSNPVDRRISPSVNKNMAKKPEVIEDISRCRQVVDILSREEVLAVDCEGVSLGRDGPLTLVQVGTYSGDVYLFDIQRNKDLLKGGKLGQLLESIAIVKVIQSCANDSAALYYQFNVTLQNVFDTQVANLVIQEHQGRKLAPLLKLDVICEKYSGKKGVSEHKEDLQSEWMKMTGDLWAKRPMTEEMIQYAAGDVTAIVPEVYENQKKYLEENKLQKKFEDRVHEEIFYFIDQSMKTQRRERVDAIAKGICANINATYSTNTSINDFEEDKDEIRGLQRIHYSDASAMSPLINRLKTELIRKELNELLEKLDSEGDSFVLSWRSKARFIDYERHPDGSIREDAKRVIKKMNDIAMKDVCRKYNMNTKLSHVRQMEKETLRSLRPNSISDPSIHQVPLRLYWLLMEDDLDKKITEFQTKRREFKMAEGYYKKMKYYIAKQTSVPHTIKRKAQMLKDELDLTFGRDVIPT
- the LOC125682402 gene encoding uncharacterized protein LOC125682402 isoform X2; its protein translation is MARNKNMAKKPEVIEDISRCRQVVDILSREEVLAVDCEGVSLGRDGPLTLVQVGTYSGDVYLFDIQRNKDLLKGGKLGQLLESIAIVKVIQSCANDSAALYYQFNVTLQNVFDTQVANLVIQEHQGRKLAPLLKLDVICEKYSGKKGVSEHKEDLQSEWMKMTGDLWAKRPMTEEMIQYAAGDVTAIVPEVYENQKKYLEENKLQKKFEDRVHEEIFYFIDQSMKTQRRERVDAIAKGICANINATYSTNTSINDFEEDKDEIRGLQRIHYSDASAMSPLINRLKTELIRKELNELLEKLDSEGDSFVLSWRSKARFIDYERHPDGSIREDAKRVIKKMNDIAMKDVCRKYNMNTKLSHVRQMEKETLRSLRPNSISDPSIHQVPLRLYWLLMEDDLDKKITEFQTKRREFKMAEGYYKKMKYYIAKQTSVPHTIKRKAQMLKDELDLTFGRDVIPT